CGCGAGTGAAGGTGTAGGCGTACATGAAGGTCGCCGGCAGGTCGGTGGCATAGCCCGGGCCGCCGCCGGTCAGCGCCATGACCAGGTCGAAGCTCTTGATGGCGATATGCGCGAGTATCATCACCGCACTGAACACCACCGGTCGCAGGCAGGGAATCACGATCCGCCAGTAGACCTTCACCAGGCTCGCGCCATCCAGCGCCGCGGCCTTGAACAGGCTGTCGTCGATGCTGCGCAGCCCGGCCAGGAACAGCGCCATGACGAAGCCCGAGGCCTGCCACACGGCGGCGATCACCAGTGCATAGATGGCCATGTCCGGGTTGACCAGCCAGTCGAAGGTGAAGTCCTCGAACCCCCAACCGCGGACCAGCGACTCGATGCCCAGGCCGGGGTTGAGGATCCAGCGCCATACCACCCCGGTGACGATCAGCGACAGCGCCATGGGATAGAGATAGATGGTGCGCAGCACGCCCTCCTGGCGGATGCGCTGGTCGAGCAGAATCGCCAGCATCAGCCCGATGAACAGGCAGATGACGATGAACAATCCACCGAAGATCACCAGATTGGTGGCGGCGACGTTCCAGCGTTCGTTGGCAAACAACCGGGCATATTGCGCGAAGCCGACGAAATCGTACCGGGGCAGCATACCCGAGCTGGTCAGCGACAGAATGAACGTCCACAGCATGTAGCCGTAGACGAAGAACAGCGC
The genomic region above belongs to Halomonas zincidurans B6 and contains:
- a CDS encoding carbohydrate ABC transporter permease: MSHTDSLPRRRANAGRHSLSGTLERVLPRLVVAPSLAVALFFVYGYMLWTFILSLTSSGMLPRYDFVGFAQYARLFANERWNVAATNLVIFGGLFIVICLFIGLMLAILLDQRIRQEGVLRTIYLYPMALSLIVTGVVWRWILNPGLGIESLVRGWGFEDFTFDWLVNPDMAIYALVIAAVWQASGFVMALFLAGLRSIDDSLFKAAALDGASLVKVYWRIVIPCLRPVVFSAVMILAHIAIKSFDLVMALTGGGPGYATDLPATFMYAYTFTRGQIGLGSASAIMMLAGVLAILVPYLYSELRGRKHG